In Candidatus Vicinibacter proximus, the genomic stretch GAATAAGAGAAAAAAAAGTGCCCGGATAAGGAAAGTGGCCTCTGATGTTATTTCTTTGAATTTCTTTACTTCCATATCCAATTTTTCCGGTCGCAATTTCTCTATCCATTTGAATTGTTTCAACTCATCCAGGTTGCCCAGAAATAATCCGAAAACAAGGATAAAGATTAAGCCTGGTAAATGATAGACCTTTGAAATGGCATAAATGAGAATAACCATTAAAATAATGGGGGTGTAAGTGATGTGATGTTTTATGCGACTTAATAAAAATGAAAGTCCCAAAACAGCAAAGAATGATATTGCAATGATAAGCAGGAATTGTAATGCAAAGTTTTGGAAGGATTGCGCATTGATTATATAGTTAAGTGCAATGAAATTAAAAAACAACACGCCAAAGATATCAGACAAACTACTTTCATAAATAATAAATTCTTTGTTGAAAGCAGATAAGTTTCTGACACTTGGGATGGCGATCGCACTGCTTATAACGCAAATTGGAATTGCATTAACTAAAGCTATTTTAAGGGAAATATGCTCAAAGTTTTGGAATAAAAGCGCAACAATGAATGCTAAAGCAAGCATTGGAAGTAATGCATTGAGTGATGATTTTTTAATTAATGACAGTTTGGATTTATTAAGCTCAAGCTCTAATGAACCCTCCAAAACAATTAAGATTAGGCCAATGGTTCCAAGTATAGGTAATAGTGGATTTAAGTCAGGGATATGTATGTGGAACAAATCCACCGTTTGTTTTACAATCCAACCTAACAGCAAAAGAAGTATGACTGAAGGAATTTTTGTCAGAGCCGAACTGATGTCGAAAATATAAGCCAGCAATAGCAAAATACATATGGTGATGATGATGGTCGTGGTCATTTGTTATTTTGCCAGGTTTAAGAGTTCTGTAAAATTTGGTTCGTGAATTACAATGTCGGCATGATGATTTACCAATTCGTCCTTTGAGCAGAATGCTATACCAAGACCAGCCTCTTTTATCATACAAAGGTCATTCATACTGTCGCCGATCGATATACAATTTTCTTTGGGGATATTGTATTTTTCCAATATGCATAATAGGGCATTGGTTTTGCAAAGAGAATGCTTGCAAATACTTTTTTGACTGCTGAAAAGAAATGATGGAATTTTTACTTCACCGGTACAAATGCTTTTTGAAAATTCAAGTTCATTGGAAAGTGAAAAATCCATTCCTAATTTTATTTTGATATGGTTTGTGATACAGTCGTAACTGTCCGATATAATTCCGACAATATAGCCTCGTTTCTTTAATTCGATAATAATTTCTTTTGTACCTTCAATAATCTTAATGCTGTCCGCTATTTCTATGAGTTCGTTGATTGTTTTACCTTTAAGTAAAGTGGCTATTCGTTTGGTAAGGATGATGGCGTCTGTTTCTGAAGAACGAATGTTCATCAATTCTTTTTTGAAGCCGAATTTGTCAGCACAAACATCTATAAATCTACCTTTCAATAGAGTGTTGTCCATGTCGAACACTACTAATTTGTCAAGTGTGCTTAATTGATTTTCTAAGGCAAATTCCATTTGCGAGCGAATTTCATTCAACACGCCAAGTTCTTCAAAATTGTAATGGGGGTTTTTGGAAGATGCGGCTTTCAGTATGATGGTTTGAGCTACTTCTTTACTCATTTTGCCAAGAGCTTGCCAGGGTTTGCTCTTGTTTTCGAGATATCCGATTTCTATTTCTTTCATCTTTACATTCATCAGGTACATATCGATCAGAATGCCAATGTCCACCCCGTAATCATCCCGAAAGTCTAATTGCTGAAAAAGTGATTTTTTTCCTGCTATCATTCCGCTTAATGGTTGACTGAATCTGAGTAAGTCCGGAAAAAAAATACTGAGGAGCGGTTTCGCCACCAGTTCAGTTACCCTTCCTGCATTCCGATTGAATGCCGATTTTACAAAATCTACTTCTCCCTGTAAAATAGGGTCGGTTAATAATTTTATAGTATAGTGAGGATATGGGTCAATGTCACCATCTAAAAAGGCAACAATTTGATTGTTGGCACATAATACTCCATCTTTCATCGAGGCTCCTTTGCCTAATTTTGTGCTGGTGATAACTTTTGCTCCGTTATCTAATGCAATGGAAACCGTTTTGTCTAAAGACTTGTCGTCCACCACTATAACCTCTGAAACATTTGGTTGTGCTTTTGCAAAGTTCACAACACTGGCAATGTTTTCCTCTTCATTAAGTGTAGGTATTATTACGGTAATCATTTATTTTATTTATTATTATCAAAGTTAACATATGAAATGATCATCACGCCAGAAAAATCCGAATTTCTAAATAAGTTAAACGGAAATGTCAAGCATATATTTTACTCGAACGAAAAGGCATTTTTAATTCTAGATTGAATTAATTCATAATTTGATTCAAATACTAAATGCAACTTTTTAGGATAGAATTAAGGACAAGCATTCTTTTTAAAAAGAAATACTAAATTAGATTTTCTCTTTCCAGTATTTGAAATTTTCGGTTAATATTGATTTCGTCCAAAAGTACAAATTGCTCTCATGTCACCATGTTTTAAAGCTATACAATATCAGTAATGTAACAACAAGTCTATAAGCAGAATGAAATTGTATCATCTTCTTGGATA encodes the following:
- a CDS encoding cation:proton antiporter; amino-acid sequence: MTTTIIITICILLLLAYIFDISSALTKIPSVILLLLLGWIVKQTVDLFHIHIPDLNPLLPILGTIGLILIVLEGSLELELNKSKLSLIKKSSLNALLPMLALAFIVALLFQNFEHISLKIALVNAIPICVISSAIAIPSVRNLSAFNKEFIIYESSLSDIFGVLFFNFIALNYIINAQSFQNFALQFLLIIAISFFAVLGLSFLLSRIKHHITYTPIILMVILIYAISKVYHLPGLIFILVFGLFLGNLDELKQFKWIEKLRPEKLDMEVKKFKEITSEATFLIRALFFLLFGFLMEANEILNPVTIPWAAAIILLIVLVRWIAFMFSKIPASPLLYVAPRGLITILLFLAIQPDQSISLVNKSLIIQTIILSVLVMMFGLMTAKKNEIN
- a CDS encoding HAD-IB family phosphatase; translation: MITVIIPTLNEEENIASVVNFAKAQPNVSEVIVVDDKSLDKTVSIALDNGAKVITSTKLGKGASMKDGVLCANNQIVAFLDGDIDPYPHYTIKLLTDPILQGEVDFVKSAFNRNAGRVTELVAKPLLSIFFPDLLRFSQPLSGMIAGKKSLFQQLDFRDDYGVDIGILIDMYLMNVKMKEIEIGYLENKSKPWQALGKMSKEVAQTIILKAASSKNPHYNFEELGVLNEIRSQMEFALENQLSTLDKLVVFDMDNTLLKGRFIDVCADKFGFKKELMNIRSSETDAIILTKRIATLLKGKTINELIEIADSIKIIEGTKEIIIELKKRGYIVGIISDSYDCITNHIKIKLGMDFSLSNELEFSKSICTGEVKIPSFLFSSQKSICKHSLCKTNALLCILEKYNIPKENCISIGDSMNDLCMIKEAGLGIAFCSKDELVNHHADIVIHEPNFTELLNLAK